One Frankia alni ACN14a DNA window includes the following coding sequences:
- the lat gene encoding L-lysine 6-transaminase, producing the protein MVVRVPQAPEQPVEALRPVQAVEGVPAGPGVAARDVLAVLRRHVLVDGLDLVCDLAESTGSVLVDARDGRRYLDLYSFFASAPLGVNPPELAADPGFVDRLGRIAVNKPANPDVATAAYAEFVRTFARVLGDPELPHLFFVEGGALAVENALKCAFDWKSRHNAAHGRPARLGRRVLHLRHAFHGRSGYTLSVTNTDPVKTDRFPVFDWPRIDCPAMTFPCTGAALDAVVAAERAALAQAEAAFAAHPHDIACFLAEPIQSEGGDNHLRAEFLTAMAALCRRHDALFVLDEVQTGVGATGSAWAYQQLGLRPDIVAFGKKVQLGGIMAGRRVDEVAANVLAVPGRISSTWGGGLVDMVRATRILEVIEARGLIARAGELGAGLLTELTALAAAHPGLLANARGRGLLCAVDLPDRTTRDEVLRRLRVREHVLALPAGVRTLRFRPALTVSADQLSTGVTALARVLADLEEGNLA; encoded by the coding sequence ATGGTCGTCCGCGTTCCACAGGCGCCGGAGCAGCCGGTGGAGGCGCTGCGGCCGGTGCAGGCGGTGGAGGGGGTGCCGGCCGGGCCGGGCGTCGCGGCGCGCGACGTGTTGGCCGTTCTGCGCCGCCACGTGCTCGTCGACGGTCTGGACCTGGTCTGCGACCTGGCCGAGAGCACCGGCAGCGTCCTGGTCGACGCCCGCGACGGCCGGCGCTACCTCGATCTCTACAGCTTCTTCGCCTCGGCGCCGCTGGGGGTGAATCCGCCCGAGCTGGCCGCCGACCCGGGCTTCGTCGACCGGCTGGGCCGCATCGCGGTGAACAAGCCGGCGAACCCGGATGTCGCCACCGCCGCCTACGCCGAGTTCGTGCGCACCTTCGCCCGGGTCCTCGGCGACCCGGAACTGCCCCACCTGTTCTTCGTCGAGGGCGGCGCGCTGGCGGTGGAGAACGCGCTCAAGTGCGCCTTCGACTGGAAGAGCCGGCACAACGCCGCGCACGGCCGCCCGGCCCGACTCGGCCGCCGTGTGCTGCACCTGCGCCACGCCTTCCACGGGCGCAGCGGCTACACGCTGTCGGTCACCAACACCGACCCGGTCAAGACCGACCGGTTTCCCGTGTTCGACTGGCCGCGCATCGACTGTCCGGCGATGACCTTCCCCTGCACCGGCGCCGCCCTCGACGCCGTCGTCGCCGCCGAGCGCGCCGCCCTGGCGCAGGCCGAGGCGGCCTTCGCCGCCCACCCGCACGACATCGCCTGCTTCCTCGCCGAACCGATCCAGAGTGAGGGCGGCGACAACCACCTGCGCGCCGAGTTCCTCACCGCCATGGCCGCGCTGTGCCGGCGTCACGACGCGCTGTTCGTCCTCGACGAGGTCCAGACGGGGGTCGGGGCGACCGGATCCGCCTGGGCCTACCAGCAGCTCGGCCTGCGTCCCGACATCGTCGCGTTCGGCAAGAAGGTCCAGCTCGGCGGGATCATGGCCGGGCGGCGGGTGGACGAGGTCGCCGCCAACGTCCTCGCCGTCCCCGGACGGATCAGCTCCACCTGGGGCGGGGGCCTGGTCGACATGGTCCGCGCGACCCGGATCCTGGAGGTCATCGAGGCCCGGGGGCTCATCGCGCGGGCCGGTGAGCTCGGAGCCGGCCTGCTCACGGAGCTCACCGCGCTCGCGGCGGCCCATCCCGGGCTGTTGGCCAACGCGCGCGGGCGGGGCCTGCTCTGCGCGGTGGACCTGCCCGATCGGACCACCCGCGACGAGGTGCTGCGCCGGCTGCGGGTGCGCGAACATGTTCTCGCGCTGCCCGCGGGCGTCCGCACCCTGCGGTTCCGGCCGGCGTTGACCGTCAGCGCCGACCAGCTCAGCACCGGCGTCACCGCACTCGCCCGAGTCCTCGCCGACCTGGAAGAGGGGAACCTGGCATGA
- a CDS encoding protein kinase domain-containing protein, translating to MLTPLTSDDPRRIGPFRLANRIGAGGMGVVYLGFGDDGKPVAVKVPSAGLADNPEFRSRFRHEVDAARRVRGSSVATVLDADLTGERPWMATEYVEGRSLADAVATRGELDDRLVHGLAIGLADALVAIHAAGVVHRDLKPANILLAWDGPKVIDFGIARAGDSTSHTRTGMLIGTLVWMAPEQLRGERAGPPADIFAWGACVAFAAAGRPPFRGERAEAVGMQILTAEPDLDGLPPDLVGVVRAALEKEPARRPTASELLRRLVGRDVRSPADSDEASETALAQVWSLPPTPPQGAGPLGGARDAGYGPPGGQPQRATGGYPDPTLRDPRSAYDAPPAYGNRAGYGNQAGYGNQAGYDNRPGYDSRAGYDQAGYDQAGYGAAPPRAGGPGYDDRVSEPGGRRGTAPYADQYAAGHGGAGRRADGGWDGAPGGGRGSGDGRRGAVIAVAVLIALLLGGGIAAAVALSSGGGGGDDNVATPPVGTTQDAGGTAGATATGGPAPTTGAASPPSSSPTPSPTPSASPSPATLSTDDAAALVRSKGYEPDMSTYQEDRQLSVVIGTAPASGDTPRQLAYVFADGQFRGTDTSAPSAHVTVKSQRNDHEVVLRYDTYDPQDPIGSPSGHADVRFRWNGSAFSTLDPIPSNDPNATGSRR from the coding sequence GTGCTGACGCCCCTGACCTCGGACGACCCACGCCGCATCGGACCCTTCCGGCTGGCGAACCGCATCGGCGCCGGCGGCATGGGCGTCGTCTACCTCGGCTTCGGCGACGACGGCAAGCCGGTCGCCGTCAAGGTCCCCTCCGCCGGCCTCGCCGACAACCCCGAGTTCCGCTCCCGGTTCCGCCACGAGGTCGATGCCGCGCGACGGGTGCGTGGCAGCTCCGTGGCGACGGTGCTCGACGCCGACCTGACCGGCGAACGCCCCTGGATGGCCACCGAGTACGTCGAGGGCCGCAGCCTCGCCGACGCCGTCGCCACCCGCGGTGAGCTCGACGACCGTCTGGTGCACGGGCTGGCGATCGGGCTCGCCGACGCCCTCGTCGCCATCCACGCGGCGGGGGTGGTGCACCGCGATCTCAAGCCGGCGAACATCCTGCTGGCCTGGGACGGCCCGAAGGTCATCGACTTCGGCATCGCCCGCGCGGGGGACAGCACCAGCCATACCCGCACCGGGATGCTCATCGGCACGCTGGTCTGGATGGCCCCCGAGCAGTTGCGCGGCGAGCGGGCCGGGCCGCCCGCGGACATCTTCGCCTGGGGCGCCTGCGTGGCGTTCGCCGCCGCCGGGCGCCCCCCGTTCCGGGGGGAGCGCGCCGAGGCGGTCGGCATGCAGATCCTCACCGCCGAGCCCGACCTCGACGGCCTTCCGCCCGACCTGGTCGGCGTCGTGCGGGCCGCGCTGGAGAAGGAGCCTGCCCGCCGGCCCACGGCATCCGAGCTGCTCCGCCGGCTGGTCGGCCGCGACGTGCGCTCCCCCGCCGACTCGGACGAGGCCAGCGAGACCGCCCTGGCCCAGGTGTGGTCGCTGCCGCCCACCCCGCCGCAGGGTGCCGGCCCGCTCGGCGGAGCGCGCGACGCCGGGTATGGCCCGCCCGGGGGGCAACCCCAACGTGCCACCGGCGGCTACCCGGATCCGACGTTGCGCGACCCCCGGTCGGCCTACGACGCCCCACCCGCCTACGGCAACCGCGCCGGGTACGGCAATCAGGCCGGGTACGGCAACCAAGCTGGGTACGACAACCGCCCCGGGTATGACAGCCGGGCCGGGTACGACCAGGCCGGGTACGACCAGGCCGGCTACGGCGCGGCGCCCCCGCGGGCCGGTGGTCCGGGCTACGACGACCGTGTCTCCGAGCCGGGTGGCCGTCGGGGCACCGCCCCCTACGCGGACCAGTACGCCGCGGGCCACGGCGGCGCCGGGCGGCGGGCCGACGGCGGCTGGGACGGTGCGCCCGGGGGTGGGCGCGGTTCGGGAGACGGGCGGCGCGGCGCGGTCATCGCGGTCGCCGTCCTGATCGCGCTGCTGCTCGGCGGCGGGATCGCGGCGGCCGTCGCCCTCAGCAGCGGCGGTGGCGGCGGGGACGACAACGTCGCCACCCCGCCCGTCGGGACCACGCAGGACGCCGGTGGCACGGCGGGCGCGACGGCGACGGGCGGCCCGGCGCCGACCACGGGCGCCGCCTCCCCGCCGAGCTCCTCGCCGACGCCCAGCCCGACGCCCTCGGCGTCACCGAGTCCCGCGACGCTGTCCACCGACGACGCGGCCGCCCTCGTGCGGAGCAAGGGCTACGAGCCGGACATGAGCACCTATCAGGAGGACCGCCAGCTCAGCGTCGTCATCGGCACCGCCCCGGCGAGCGGGGACACCCCGCGCCAGCTCGCCTACGTCTTCGCCGACGGCCAGTTCCGCGGCACCGACACCTCGGCGCCGAGCGCGCATGTCACCGTCAAGAGCCAGCGCAATGACCACGAGGTGGTACTGCGCTACGACACCTACGACCCGCAGGACCCGATCGGCTCCCCGTCCGGCCACGCCGACGTACGCTTCCGCTGGAACGGGTCGGCCTTCTCCACCCTCGACCCGATCCCGTCGAACGATCCGAACGCCACCGGTAGCCGCCGGTGA
- a CDS encoding 1-aminocyclopropane-1-carboxylate deaminase/D-cysteine desulfhydrase gives MGGLRLPVLPSPLEEIADARLGGRGVRLLLKRDDLIHPDIPGNKWRKLRGNLDEARRLGHDTLLTFGGAYSNHVRAVAAAGRLFGFRTVGVIRGEEHLPLNPTLRFAVDAGMRLTYLDRTSYRTKSSPGVVDRLRAEFGAFCLLPEGGSNALGVRGCAELPAEIDRPFDVICCSCGTGGTLAGIAAGLAPGQRALGVPVLRGARFLADEVDALQRAAFGVNSGNWTMAYDFHFGGYAKSTPELARFIADFHDRHGLALEPVYEAKLLYALFALAADAFPPGTTVVAVLNALADRAFRATPSPT, from the coding sequence GTGGGGGGCTTGCGGCTGCCGGTGTTGCCGTCGCCGCTCGAGGAGATCGCGGACGCGCGGCTGGGCGGGAGAGGCGTCCGGCTGCTGCTGAAGCGGGATGATCTGATCCACCCGGACATTCCCGGCAACAAGTGGCGCAAGCTGCGAGGCAACCTCGACGAGGCACGCCGGCTCGGGCACGACACGCTGCTGACCTTCGGCGGCGCGTACTCGAACCACGTCCGGGCGGTGGCGGCGGCCGGCCGGCTGTTCGGCTTCCGGACGGTCGGAGTGATCCGCGGCGAGGAGCACCTGCCGCTCAACCCGACGTTGCGTTTCGCCGTCGACGCCGGCATGCGGTTGACCTACCTCGACCGGACCTCGTACCGGACGAAGTCGTCGCCCGGGGTCGTCGATCGGCTGCGCGCCGAGTTTGGCGCGTTCTGCCTGCTGCCCGAGGGCGGCAGCAATGCGCTCGGGGTGCGCGGCTGTGCGGAGCTGCCCGCCGAGATCGACCGCCCGTTTGACGTGATCTGCTGTTCCTGCGGCACCGGCGGCACCCTCGCCGGCATCGCCGCGGGCCTCGCGCCCGGCCAGCGCGCCCTCGGCGTCCCGGTGCTGCGGGGCGCACGGTTCCTCGCCGACGAGGTCGACGCCCTCCAGCGCGCGGCGTTCGGCGTGAACTCCGGCAACTGGACCATGGCCTACGACTTCCACTTCGGCGGCTACGCGAAGTCGACGCCGGAGCTGGCCCGTTTCATCGCCGACTTCCACGACCGCCACGGCCTCGCCCTGGAACCGGTCTACGAGGCGAAGCTGCTCTACGCCCTGTTCGCCCTCGCCGCCGACGCCTTCCCGCCCGGCACGACGGTCGTCGCGGTCCTCAACGCCCTCGCGGACAGGGCCTTCCGCGCGACTCCGTCGCCAACGTGA
- the ppk2 gene encoding polyphosphate kinase 2, producing MTHVERVIPKGADGRAEPLVRGIADGIGGWLGAAGLAERVGVQAESLAGLRVLDEDDDEATLLRPDGTPVDTWRENYPYDTRLARADYERDKRLLQIELLKMQYWVKETGQRIVLVFEGRDAAGKGGTIKRFTEHLNPRGARVVALEKPSPREQQSWYFQRYIEHLPAAGEIVMFDRSWYNRAGVERVMGFCSPDQYREFLRQAPELERMWTRSGIRVIKLWFSVSRREQQTRFIVRQIDPVRQWKLSPIDLAALDRWDDYTDAKEAMFFYTDTVEAPWTVVKSNDKKRARLETMRHVLHTLPYTGKDAGVVGTPDPLIVGPAMNLLETGEKADRTFPTLH from the coding sequence GTGACCCATGTCGAACGGGTGATCCCCAAGGGGGCCGACGGCCGGGCGGAGCCGCTGGTGCGCGGCATCGCCGACGGCATCGGCGGGTGGCTCGGCGCGGCCGGCCTCGCCGAGCGGGTCGGTGTCCAGGCGGAGAGCCTGGCCGGCCTGCGGGTCCTCGACGAGGACGACGACGAGGCGACGCTGCTGCGGCCCGACGGCACCCCCGTCGACACCTGGCGGGAGAACTACCCCTACGACACCCGCCTGGCCCGCGCCGACTACGAGCGCGACAAGCGGCTGCTGCAGATCGAGCTGCTGAAGATGCAGTACTGGGTCAAGGAGACCGGGCAGCGCATCGTGCTCGTCTTCGAGGGCCGCGACGCCGCCGGCAAGGGCGGGACGATCAAGCGGTTCACCGAGCACCTCAACCCGCGCGGTGCCCGGGTCGTCGCGCTGGAGAAGCCCTCGCCGCGCGAGCAGCAGTCCTGGTATTTCCAGCGCTACATCGAGCACCTGCCCGCCGCCGGCGAGATCGTCATGTTCGACCGGTCCTGGTACAACCGGGCCGGCGTCGAGCGGGTCATGGGCTTCTGCTCACCGGACCAGTACCGCGAGTTCCTGCGTCAGGCCCCGGAACTGGAGCGGATGTGGACCCGCAGCGGGATCAGAGTGATCAAGCTGTGGTTCTCGGTGTCGCGCCGCGAGCAGCAGACCCGGTTCATCGTCCGCCAGATCGATCCGGTCCGGCAGTGGAAGCTCAGCCCGATCGACCTCGCCGCGCTGGACCGCTGGGACGACTACACCGACGCCAAGGAGGCGATGTTCTTCTACACCGACACGGTCGAGGCGCCGTGGACGGTGGTGAAGAGCAACGACAAGAAGCGGGCCCGGCTGGAGACCATGCGTCACGTCCTGCACACGCTTCCTTACACGGGTAAGGATGCCGGCGTCGTCGGTACCCCCGACCCGCTCATCGTCGGCCCCGCGATGAACCTGCTGGAGACCGGCGAGAAGGCCGACCGCACCTTCCCCACCCTGCACTGA
- a CDS encoding aldehyde dehydrogenase family protein, with translation MTMVRPRRVGARIAGRAHDLCATVGGPAGGAEVEPAAVRVVASTDPARLDEVVAEVELGGPETILAAAVAARSAAREWAAVPAPVRGSVIGSFGRLVADNADALARLVTREVGKPAAEARGEVQEIIDTCEFFRGEGRRLYGQTVPSEMPDRELFTFREPLGVMMVITAGNFPVAVPSWYLVPALLAGNTVVWKPAEYAAACAQAMLDLLTAAGVPAGAVNLVPADGRATSLGLERALAAGAVDKVGFTGSTEVGRVIGALCGRHLQSPCLELGGKNPMVVAPDADLDAAVSAAVFGGFGTAGQRCTSLGTAIVHESVHAAFVRRLDAAVSAAVIGDPTGDVLYGPLLDARFAAGFERHLTLLRDHHRLSGSTALGRITGATAGSAQPPGPGGLPRNGPRRGFVGDPDRGLYYHPLIVDGVRPDDELFREETFGPIVGVTTYRDLDEAIELANLPGYGLSSSIYTADAASALRFRRGVRAGMVSVNGSTTGAEAHLPFGGNGRSGNGSRQSGVWMLDQVTRWQSLSWDYSGRLQRAQLDTVVPAADLSFRLPR, from the coding sequence ATGACCATGGTCCGCCCGCGGCGCGTCGGCGCGCGTATCGCCGGACGCGCCCACGACCTGTGCGCGACCGTCGGGGGACCGGCCGGCGGCGCCGAGGTCGAGCCGGCGGCGGTCCGCGTCGTCGCCTCCACCGACCCGGCCCGCCTCGACGAGGTCGTCGCGGAGGTCGAGCTCGGCGGCCCCGAGACCATCCTCGCCGCGGCCGTCGCCGCCCGGTCCGCCGCGCGCGAGTGGGCCGCGGTGCCGGCCCCCGTGCGGGGGTCGGTGATCGGCAGCTTCGGTCGGCTCGTCGCGGACAACGCCGACGCCCTCGCCCGGCTGGTGACCCGCGAGGTCGGCAAACCCGCCGCGGAGGCCCGCGGCGAGGTCCAGGAGATCATCGACACCTGCGAGTTCTTCCGCGGGGAGGGCCGGCGGCTCTACGGGCAGACCGTGCCGTCGGAGATGCCGGACCGCGAGCTGTTCACGTTCCGGGAACCCCTCGGGGTGATGATGGTGATCACCGCCGGCAACTTCCCGGTGGCGGTCCCGTCCTGGTACCTCGTGCCGGCCCTGCTCGCCGGGAACACGGTGGTCTGGAAGCCGGCCGAGTACGCCGCCGCCTGCGCGCAGGCGATGCTGGACCTGCTCACCGCCGCCGGGGTGCCCGCGGGTGCGGTGAACCTCGTCCCCGCCGACGGCCGGGCGACGTCGCTGGGGCTCGAACGGGCGCTGGCCGCGGGGGCCGTGGACAAGGTGGGCTTCACCGGGTCCACCGAGGTCGGACGGGTCATCGGCGCCCTGTGCGGGCGGCACCTGCAGTCACCGTGCCTGGAGCTCGGTGGCAAGAACCCCATGGTGGTCGCGCCCGACGCCGACCTCGACGCCGCCGTCTCCGCCGCCGTGTTCGGCGGGTTCGGCACCGCCGGGCAGCGCTGCACCTCGCTCGGCACGGCGATCGTGCACGAGTCGGTGCACGCCGCGTTCGTCCGCCGCCTCGACGCCGCCGTGTCCGCCGCGGTCATCGGCGACCCCACCGGCGACGTGCTCTACGGGCCGCTGCTCGACGCCCGCTTCGCCGCCGGTTTCGAGCGACACCTCACCCTCCTGCGCGACCACCACCGCCTGTCGGGCTCCACCGCGCTCGGCCGCATCACCGGCGCAACCGCCGGTTCCGCGCAGCCGCCCGGACCCGGCGGCCTGCCGCGCAACGGGCCGCGCCGCGGCTTCGTCGGCGACCCGGACCGCGGGCTCTACTACCATCCGCTGATCGTCGACGGGGTGCGCCCCGACGACGAGTTGTTTCGCGAGGAGACCTTCGGCCCGATCGTCGGCGTCACCACCTATCGTGACCTCGACGAGGCGATCGAGCTGGCGAACCTGCCCGGCTACGGCCTGTCGTCGTCGATCTACACCGCGGACGCGGCGAGCGCGTTGCGGTTCCGCCGCGGGGTGCGGGCCGGGATGGTCAGCGTCAACGGGTCGACGACCGGCGCCGAGGCGCACCTGCCCTTCGGCGGCAACGGCCGGTCCGGCAACGGCAGTCGCCAGTCCGGTGTCTGGATGCTCGACCAGGTCACCCGCTGGCAGTCGCTGAGCTGGGACTACTCCGGCCGGCTGCAGCGCGCCCAGCTCGACACCGTGGTCCCCGCCGCCGACCTGTCCTTCCGCCTGCCCCGCTGA
- a CDS encoding serine/threonine-protein kinase, with amino-acid sequence MLTPLVEDDPRRVGPFAIHNRIGAGGMGTVYLGFNADGRAAAVKVPDARFADDPEFRERFRREVAAARRVHGRAVAAVLDADPEAVAPWLATEYVEGTSLADAVLRHGRMEERLLHGFSVGLADALIAIHAAGVVHRDLKPSNILLAWDGPKVIDFGIARASGVPSHTRTGILIGTLAWMAPEQLRGERAGPPADIFAWGACVTYAATGHPPFASEQADVLTRMREDRPPDIAGVPDGLAPLVRAALARRPEDRPSAAELVRLLVADPRVATPADADRAAALALTPWQARPPLAAPDDAPAPRAGAVGSARAVGVVGAAAAPAALDPDQPDQPTHPLALRPTPPPGGDRSLGTYPVPRWSDATAVGDAPPVAPGPPPAGRALVDVSPPTDPRPFTGRPTPAAAGGPGAPRSPVPGPGVLRTGAAGSGAGGPSALRVGSGATAGTDAAPGVIRRGSPLDAAFGWLPPPWRRTGPLAGGALLVALLVGILAVLVAAGGSDSQVEPPGMSPLDRTAPGARSDPAVPGGPRWTSGGGARGQLPPPRTAAPPSAGAQPDPSSDPQSSATATVSPSAQPSAPSTERPTPTSGASPSGEPSPSATASSPPSPTSCPTGSGGTATSSPPAC; translated from the coding sequence ATGTTGACACCGCTCGTCGAGGACGACCCGCGCCGGGTCGGCCCCTTCGCCATCCACAACCGGATCGGCGCGGGCGGCATGGGCACCGTCTACCTGGGATTCAACGCCGACGGACGGGCCGCGGCGGTGAAGGTCCCCGATGCCAGGTTCGCCGACGACCCCGAGTTCCGGGAGCGCTTCCGCCGCGAGGTCGCCGCCGCCCGGCGGGTGCACGGTCGTGCGGTCGCCGCCGTGCTCGACGCCGATCCGGAGGCCGTCGCCCCCTGGCTCGCGACCGAGTACGTGGAGGGAACGAGCCTCGCGGACGCGGTGCTGCGCCACGGGCGGATGGAGGAGCGGCTGCTGCACGGCTTCAGCGTCGGGCTGGCGGACGCCCTGATCGCCATCCACGCCGCCGGGGTCGTCCACCGCGACCTCAAGCCGTCGAACATCCTGCTGGCGTGGGACGGCCCGAAGGTCATCGACTTCGGCATCGCCCGGGCCTCCGGGGTGCCCAGCCACACCCGCACCGGGATCCTCATCGGAACGCTGGCCTGGATGGCCCCCGAGCAGCTACGCGGCGAACGGGCCGGGCCGCCCGCGGACATCTTCGCCTGGGGCGCCTGCGTGACCTACGCGGCCACCGGCCATCCGCCCTTCGCCTCGGAGCAGGCCGACGTGCTCACCCGGATGCGCGAGGACCGCCCGCCGGACATCGCCGGGGTGCCCGACGGGCTCGCCCCCCTGGTGCGGGCCGCGCTCGCCCGCCGTCCGGAGGATCGACCGAGCGCGGCCGAGCTCGTCCGCCTGTTGGTCGCCGACCCGCGGGTCGCCACGCCCGCGGACGCCGACCGGGCGGCGGCGCTCGCCCTCACCCCCTGGCAGGCCCGTCCGCCGCTCGCCGCCCCCGACGACGCCCCCGCTCCCCGCGCCGGCGCCGTCGGGTCCGCCCGGGCCGTCGGGGTGGTCGGTGCCGCCGCAGCGCCCGCGGCGCTCGATCCCGACCAGCCCGATCAGCCCACCCACCCGCTGGCGCTGCGTCCCACCCCGCCGCCGGGCGGCGACCGCTCCCTCGGCACCTACCCCGTGCCACGCTGGTCCGACGCCACCGCGGTCGGCGACGCGCCGCCGGTCGCTCCCGGCCCACCGCCGGCCGGGCGCGCGCTCGTCGACGTCTCGCCCCCCACCGACCCCCGCCCGTTCACCGGGCGCCCCACGCCCGCCGCCGCCGGTGGTCCGGGCGCCCCACGCTCCCCCGTACCGGGGCCGGGCGTGTTGCGGACCGGTGCAGCGGGGTCGGGGGCGGGAGGGCCGAGTGCGTTGCGTGTCGGCTCCGGGGCCACGGCCGGCACCGACGCGGCGCCCGGGGTGATCCGCCGCGGCAGTCCGCTGGACGCCGCCTTCGGCTGGTTGCCGCCGCCGTGGCGGCGGACGGGCCCGCTGGCCGGCGGTGCGCTGCTGGTCGCTCTGCTGGTCGGCATCCTCGCTGTCCTCGTCGCGGCCGGCGGTTCGGACTCGCAGGTGGAGCCGCCGGGGATGTCTCCGCTGGACCGCACGGCCCCGGGGGCGCGCTCCGATCCGGCGGTCCCCGGCGGCCCGCGGTGGACGTCCGGCGGCGGTGCCCGCGGCCAGTTGCCCCCGCCGCGGACTGCCGCGCCCCCGTCCGCCGGCGCGCAGCCCGACCCGTCGTCCGACCCGCAGTCCTCGGCGACGGCGACCGTCTCGCCGAGCGCCCAGCCGAGTGCGCCGTCGACCGAGCGTCCGACGCCGACGTCGGGTGCCTCCCCGAGCGGCGAGCCGTCACCGTCGGCGACCGCGTCGTCCCCGCCATCGCCCACGAGCTGCCCGACGGGATCGGGCGGCACGGCCACGTCCTCGCCGCCCGCCTGCTAG